In Actinomycetes bacterium, one genomic interval encodes:
- a CDS encoding class I SAM-dependent methyltransferase — protein MDPDAAELRGFRALLTDQGQAVLRSLAAYDPATALTEGDRLRRAGHPDHLVAAALTQARLRARARPRLGDLADRLYLTPDGLEQLTRPEVAARHAARFAAAVDGPVLDLCCGVGGDLTALAAAGLAVTGVDRDPLAVAVARANLAALGLDERAEVRLGDVPGDLDATPDLDVDLAEAAGVFVDPARRSGRGRALDPRTWSPPWDAVLGLAARVPATGAKTAPGLAHHLLPAGAEAEWVSVGGGVVECALWWGPLGSGVARRATLLPASATVTGDGTARAPVGPVGRYLHEPDGAVIRAGLVAEVADPLGATLLDPTIAYLSTPGPVVSPFLTTYEVVDVLPFHLKRLRALLRDRGVGRLTVKKRGTAVAPEELRARLRLSGDAEATVVLTRVAGAQTVLLVEPVPR, from the coding sequence GTGGACCCCGACGCCGCGGAGCTGCGGGGCTTCCGGGCCCTGCTCACCGACCAGGGCCAGGCGGTCCTGCGGTCGCTCGCGGCGTACGACCCGGCGACCGCCCTTACCGAGGGCGACCGACTGCGCCGGGCCGGCCACCCCGACCACCTGGTCGCCGCCGCCCTCACCCAGGCCCGGCTGCGCGCACGGGCCCGGCCGCGGCTCGGCGACCTCGCGGACCGGCTCTACCTCACCCCGGACGGCCTGGAGCAGCTCACCCGCCCGGAGGTCGCTGCCCGCCACGCCGCGCGGTTCGCCGCCGCGGTGGACGGTCCGGTGCTGGACCTCTGCTGCGGCGTGGGGGGCGACCTGACCGCGCTGGCCGCCGCGGGCCTGGCCGTGACGGGGGTCGACCGCGACCCGCTCGCCGTGGCGGTGGCGCGGGCCAACTTGGCCGCCCTCGGCCTGGATGAGCGGGCGGAGGTGCGGCTCGGCGACGTCCCGGGCGACCTCGACGCCACCCCTGACCTCGACGTCGACCTTGCCGAGGCGGCCGGGGTCTTCGTCGACCCGGCCCGGCGCAGCGGCCGTGGCCGGGCGCTCGACCCGCGCACCTGGTCGCCCCCGTGGGACGCCGTCCTGGGCCTGGCCGCCCGGGTCCCCGCCACCGGGGCCAAGACGGCGCCCGGCCTGGCCCACCACCTGCTCCCTGCGGGCGCCGAGGCCGAGTGGGTTTCGGTCGGCGGCGGCGTCGTCGAGTGCGCGCTGTGGTGGGGGCCGCTCGGGTCGGGGGTGGCCCGCCGGGCGACGCTGCTCCCCGCGAGCGCCACGGTCACCGGCGACGGCACCGCCCGGGCGCCGGTGGGGCCGGTCGGTCGCTACCTGCACGAGCCGGACGGCGCGGTGATCCGGGCCGGTCTGGTGGCCGAGGTGGCCGACCCCCTGGGCGCCACCCTGCTGGACCCGACGATCGCCTACCTGAGCACGCCGGGACCGGTCGTATCGCCGTTCCTGACGACGTACGAGGTGGTCGATGTCCTGCCCTTCCACCTCAAGCGGCTCCGGGCGCTGCTCCGCGACCGCGGGGTCGGCCGGCTGACGGTGAAGAAGCGCGGGACGGCGGTGGCGCCCGAGGAGCTGCGGGCCCGGCTCCGGCTCTCCGGCGACGCGGAGGCGACGGTCGTGCTCACCCGGGTCGCCGGGGCGCAGACGGTGCTGCTGGTCGAGCCGGTACCGCGCTGA
- a CDS encoding MerR family transcriptional regulator, translated as MSDDAPGPAQHEVALGVVAVARRLGVATGTLRTWDRRYGLGPTEHLSGTRRRYTARDLARLGVMRRLMLEGVAAGDAARAAVDTDVDALLADDPNGRAAVPPDVPAPGRTRRGGGRVVPLRNASPGARGLAGAAMSLDGDACAAMVTSSVRRRGVVHTWDDLVVPVLTGVGERWRTTGSGVEVEHLLSESVEAGLRAGVRRRPPASVRPVLLAALEPEDHRLPLVALSAALAEAGLPLRLLGPRLPVRALADAVSRTGPSAVFLWSQGAAGPPLLPDPDGWVAVRPRPLILLGGPGWSERDRWQSGASWVADLPEAVEAVRIVTATAPTR; from the coding sequence GTGTCCGACGACGCTCCCGGTCCTGCTCAGCACGAGGTCGCGCTCGGGGTGGTGGCGGTGGCCCGCCGCCTCGGCGTGGCCACCGGGACCCTGCGCACCTGGGACCGCCGCTACGGCCTCGGGCCGACCGAGCACCTGTCGGGGACCCGGCGCCGCTACACCGCGCGGGACCTGGCCAGGCTCGGCGTGATGCGCCGGCTGATGCTCGAGGGCGTCGCCGCCGGCGACGCCGCGCGCGCGGCGGTGGACACCGACGTCGACGCGCTGCTGGCCGACGACCCGAACGGCCGGGCGGCCGTCCCGCCCGACGTGCCGGCCCCCGGACGGACCCGGCGCGGTGGCGGCCGGGTGGTGCCGCTGCGCAACGCGTCCCCGGGGGCGCGCGGCCTGGCCGGGGCGGCGATGAGCCTTGACGGCGACGCGTGCGCGGCCATGGTGACCTCGAGCGTCCGCCGGCGCGGCGTGGTCCACACCTGGGACGACCTGGTGGTGCCGGTGCTGACCGGCGTCGGGGAGCGGTGGCGCACGACCGGCTCCGGCGTCGAGGTGGAGCACCTGCTCAGCGAGAGCGTCGAGGCCGGGCTCCGAGCGGGAGTCCGGCGGCGGCCGCCGGCGAGCGTGCGGCCGGTGCTGCTCGCGGCCCTCGAGCCCGAGGATCACCGGCTGCCGTTGGTCGCGCTGTCCGCCGCGCTGGCCGAGGCCGGCCTACCGCTGCGCCTGCTGGGCCCTCGGTTGCCGGTGCGGGCCCTCGCCGACGCGGTGTCGCGCACCGGCCCGAGCGCGGTCTTCCTCTGGTCACAGGGTGCGGCCGGCCCTCCCCTGCTGCCGGACCCCGACGGCTGGGTCGCGGTGCGCCCCCGTCCCCTCATCCTGCTCGGCGGGCCCGGATGGTCCGAGCGCGACCGCTGGCAGAGCGGGGCCTCCTGGGTGGCCGACCTGCCCGAGGCGGTCGAGGCGGTCCGGATCGTCACGGCGACCGCGCCGACCCGCTAG
- the tsaE gene encoding tRNA (adenosine(37)-N6)-threonylcarbamoyltransferase complex ATPase subunit type 1 TsaE: protein MTAYAPVVRDATPADAPVVHALTREVFGAYAALEPQPSALRETVDDVARELAATGGLVVTEGGDGPVVAVARFAEHDGGFWLRRVGVREAARRRGVARAIAERADEVARRRGYREVRVGVRAPLPAVAGVWRRLGFADVAEHAYWVELARPAPLRLTVPTADDMSALGARLAGLLRAGDVVLLSGDLGAGKTTLTRGLGAALGVRGAVTSPTFVIARVHPPGASAGGLPLVHVDAYRLHDLAEVDDLDLDASAAESVTVVEWGAGKVEGLSDSRLEVVLHRGSAGEDETRTVLVRGLGQRWAGVDLGPVAAGLAD, encoded by the coding sequence GTGACGGCGTACGCACCGGTCGTCCGCGACGCCACCCCCGCCGACGCCCCGGTGGTGCACGCGCTGACCCGCGAGGTCTTCGGGGCGTACGCCGCGCTCGAACCGCAGCCGTCCGCGCTGCGCGAGACCGTCGACGACGTCGCCCGTGAGCTGGCGGCCACCGGGGGTCTTGTCGTGACCGAGGGCGGTGACGGGCCGGTCGTGGCGGTCGCCCGGTTCGCCGAGCACGACGGCGGCTTCTGGCTGCGCCGGGTGGGGGTGCGCGAGGCAGCGCGTCGGCGGGGCGTCGCGCGGGCGATCGCCGAGCGGGCCGACGAGGTGGCCCGCCGGCGCGGCTACCGCGAGGTGCGGGTCGGCGTGCGCGCGCCGTTGCCGGCGGTCGCCGGCGTGTGGCGCCGGCTCGGGTTCGCCGACGTGGCCGAGCACGCCTACTGGGTCGAGCTCGCGCGACCGGCGCCGCTGCGGCTGACCGTGCCGACCGCGGACGACATGTCGGCCCTCGGCGCCCGGCTGGCCGGGCTGCTGCGGGCCGGTGATGTGGTGCTGCTCAGCGGCGACCTCGGTGCGGGCAAGACGACGCTGACCCGCGGTCTCGGCGCCGCCCTCGGCGTGCGGGGCGCCGTCACCTCGCCGACGTTCGTCATCGCCCGGGTGCACCCGCCGGGTGCCTCGGCCGGCGGGCTGCCACTCGTGCACGTGGACGCCTACCGGCTGCACGACCTGGCCGAGGTGGACGACCTCGACCTGGACGCGTCGGCGGCCGAGTCGGTGACCGTCGTCGAGTGGGGTGCCGGCAAGGTCGAGGGTCTCTCCGACAGCCGGCTCGAGGTGGTGCTGCACCGCGGCAGCGCGGGCGAGGACGAGACGCGCACCGTGCTGGTCCGCGGGCTGGGCCAGCGGTGGGCGGGGGTGGACCTCGGGCCGGTCGCCGCCGGCCTCGCGGACTAG
- a CDS encoding uracil-DNA glycosylase: protein MSTGIEDTAAAAAGTSTWDDLAARVQRCTACTELAASRTRVVPGVRPTGGADVLLVGEAPGAQEDAAGVPFVGRSGQLLDGLLADAGLARERVAVANVLKCRPPANRKPRRAEVARCRPWLTRQLELADPAVVVALGGTAAEWFFGPGARIATLRERPQLVEGRPVLVTYHPSAAIRFGPNGAPLAALREDLARAAGLVPPGRPA, encoded by the coding sequence GTGAGCACGGGCATCGAGGACACCGCCGCCGCGGCGGCCGGCACCTCGACGTGGGACGACTTGGCGGCCAGGGTGCAGCGCTGCACGGCGTGCACCGAGCTGGCCGCGTCGCGAACCCGCGTCGTCCCCGGGGTCCGGCCGACCGGGGGCGCGGACGTCCTGCTGGTCGGCGAGGCGCCCGGGGCGCAGGAGGACGCAGCTGGGGTACCCTTCGTCGGCCGCTCCGGGCAGCTGCTCGACGGCCTGCTGGCCGACGCCGGCCTGGCCCGCGAGCGGGTCGCCGTCGCCAACGTGCTCAAGTGCCGGCCGCCGGCCAACCGCAAGCCACGCCGGGCCGAGGTGGCCCGGTGCCGCCCCTGGCTGACCCGCCAGCTCGAGCTGGCCGACCCGGCGGTCGTCGTCGCGCTCGGCGGGACCGCGGCCGAGTGGTTCTTCGGCCCCGGCGCGCGGATCGCGACCCTGCGGGAGCGGCCGCAGCTCGTCGAGGGCCGGCCGGTGCTGGTGACCTACCACCCGTCGGCGGCGATCCGCTTCGGCCCGAACGGCGCACCCCTGGCCGCGCTGCGCGAGGACCTGGCGCGGGCGGCCGGCCTCGTCCCTCCCGGGCGACCGGCGTGA
- the tsaD gene encoding tRNA (adenosine(37)-N6)-threonylcarbamoyltransferase complex transferase subunit TsaD, with amino-acid sequence MSSERAERPLVLGIETSCDETGVGLVRGHTLLADAVASSVEEHARFGGVVPEVASRAHLEAMVPTVQRACAGAGVSLADVDAVAVTSGPGLTGALLVGVAAAKALALGLDRPLYGVNHLAAHVAVDQLEHGALPAPCVALLVSGGHSSLLLVRDVTGDVQPLGATIDDAAGEAFDKVARVLGLPFPGGPHVDRAAREGDRAFVEFPRGLTGPKDLREHRYDFSFSGLKTAVARWVEARERAGEPVPVPDVAAAFQEAVVDVLTRKAVLACTEQGVDHLVVGGGVAANSRLRAVAEDRCAAAGVRLRVPRPGLCTDNGAMVAALGSELVARGVAASPLDLPADSSMPIELVHNA; translated from the coding sequence GTGAGCTCCGAGCGGGCAGAACGGCCGCTGGTGCTCGGGATCGAGACGTCGTGCGACGAGACCGGGGTCGGGCTGGTGCGCGGCCACACCCTGCTGGCCGACGCGGTCGCGAGCAGCGTCGAGGAGCACGCCCGCTTCGGGGGCGTGGTGCCCGAGGTGGCCAGCCGCGCCCATCTCGAGGCGATGGTGCCGACGGTGCAGCGGGCCTGCGCCGGGGCGGGCGTCTCGCTGGCCGACGTCGACGCGGTCGCCGTCACCAGCGGGCCGGGGCTGACCGGCGCCCTGCTCGTCGGGGTCGCGGCGGCCAAGGCGCTCGCGCTGGGCCTGGACCGTCCGCTGTACGGCGTCAACCACCTGGCCGCGCACGTGGCGGTCGACCAGCTCGAGCACGGTGCCCTGCCGGCACCGTGCGTCGCGCTGCTCGTCTCCGGCGGGCACTCCTCGCTGCTGCTGGTCCGCGACGTGACCGGCGACGTGCAGCCGCTCGGCGCCACCATCGACGACGCGGCCGGGGAGGCGTTCGACAAGGTGGCCCGGGTGCTCGGCCTGCCCTTCCCGGGCGGCCCGCACGTGGACCGGGCGGCGCGGGAGGGCGACCGGGCCTTCGTGGAGTTCCCGCGCGGGCTGACCGGTCCCAAGGACCTGCGGGAGCACCGCTACGACTTCTCCTTCTCCGGCCTGAAGACCGCGGTCGCCCGATGGGTCGAGGCCCGGGAGCGGGCGGGCGAGCCGGTGCCGGTGCCCGACGTCGCGGCGGCCTTCCAGGAGGCGGTCGTCGACGTGCTGACCCGCAAGGCGGTCCTCGCCTGCACCGAGCAGGGGGTCGACCACCTCGTCGTCGGCGGCGGGGTCGCGGCCAACTCGCGGCTGCGGGCGGTGGCCGAGGACCGCTGCGCGGCGGCCGGGGTCCGGCTGCGGGTGCCACGCCCGGGACTGTGCACCGACAACGGGGCGATGGTGGCCGCGCTCGGCTCGGAGCTGGTGGCCCGCGGGGTCGCGGCCTCTCCCCTGGACCTGCCGGCCGACTCCTCGATGCCGATCGAGCTGGTGCACAACGCGTGA
- the groL gene encoding chaperonin GroEL (60 kDa chaperone family; promotes refolding of misfolded polypeptides especially under stressful conditions; forms two stacked rings of heptamers to form a barrel-shaped 14mer; ends can be capped by GroES; misfolded proteins enter the barrel where they are refolded when GroES binds): protein MVKTLQFNDSARKSLERGVNKLADTVKVTLGPRGRNVVIDKKWGAPTITNDGVTIAREVELEDAYENLGAQLAKEVATKTNDVAGDGTTTATVLAQAMVREGLRNVASGAGPIGLKRGIDKAVEAVSAALLEAARDVDGKDDIAKVASISAQDPAVGELIADAFDKVGKDGVITVEEANTMGLELEFTEGMQFDKGYISPYMVTDAERMEAVLEDPFVLIHQGKISAVADLLPLLEQVAKAGKPLVLVAEDVDGEALSTLVVNKIRGLFVSVAVKAPGFGDRRKAMLEDMAVLTGAQVVAPEVGLKLDQVGLEVLGSARRVVVTKDDTTIVDGGGQRDAVEDRIRQIRGEIEATDSDWDREKLQERLAKLAGGVCVIGVGAATEVELKERKHRIEDAVSATRAAIEEGIVAGGGSALVHAVAALEGNLGLTGDEATGVGIVRRAADEPLRWIAENAGAEGYVVVNHVRENGAGSGWNGATGEYGDLVAQGVLDPVKVTRSALQNAASIASMVLTTDTLVVEKKEEEPETAGAGHSHGHGHSH, encoded by the coding sequence ATGGTGAAGACCCTCCAGTTCAACGACTCGGCCCGCAAGTCCCTCGAGCGCGGCGTCAACAAGCTCGCCGACACGGTGAAGGTGACGCTCGGCCCGCGCGGCCGCAACGTCGTCATCGACAAGAAGTGGGGTGCCCCCACGATCACCAACGACGGCGTCACGATCGCCCGTGAGGTGGAGCTCGAGGACGCCTACGAGAACCTCGGCGCGCAGCTCGCCAAGGAGGTCGCCACCAAGACCAACGACGTCGCCGGTGACGGCACGACGACGGCGACCGTGCTCGCCCAGGCGATGGTCCGCGAGGGCCTGCGCAACGTGGCGTCCGGCGCCGGCCCGATCGGGCTCAAGCGCGGCATCGACAAGGCGGTCGAGGCCGTCAGCGCCGCGCTGCTCGAGGCGGCTCGTGACGTCGACGGCAAGGACGACATCGCCAAGGTGGCCAGCATCTCGGCCCAGGACCCGGCCGTCGGCGAGCTGATCGCCGACGCGTTCGACAAGGTGGGCAAGGACGGCGTGATCACCGTCGAGGAGGCCAACACGATGGGCCTCGAGCTCGAGTTCACCGAGGGCATGCAGTTCGACAAGGGCTACATCTCGCCCTACATGGTCACCGACGCGGAGCGCATGGAGGCCGTGCTCGAGGACCCGTTCGTGCTCATCCACCAGGGCAAGATCTCGGCCGTCGCCGACCTCCTGCCGCTGCTCGAGCAGGTCGCGAAGGCCGGCAAGCCGCTCGTCCTGGTCGCCGAGGACGTGGACGGCGAGGCGCTCTCGACGCTGGTGGTCAACAAGATCCGCGGGCTGTTCGTCTCGGTCGCCGTCAAGGCGCCGGGCTTCGGTGACCGCCGGAAGGCGATGCTCGAGGACATGGCGGTGCTCACCGGCGCCCAGGTCGTCGCCCCCGAGGTCGGCCTCAAGCTCGACCAGGTCGGGCTCGAAGTGCTCGGCAGCGCGCGACGCGTCGTCGTCACGAAGGACGACACGACGATCGTCGACGGCGGCGGCCAGCGCGACGCGGTCGAGGACCGGATCCGCCAGATCCGCGGCGAGATCGAGGCCACCGACTCCGACTGGGACCGCGAGAAGCTGCAGGAGCGACTGGCCAAGCTGGCCGGCGGCGTGTGCGTCATCGGCGTCGGCGCGGCCACCGAGGTCGAGCTCAAGGAGCGCAAGCACCGCATCGAGGACGCCGTGTCCGCGACCCGGGCCGCGATCGAGGAGGGCATCGTCGCCGGTGGCGGCTCTGCCCTGGTGCACGCCGTGGCCGCGCTCGAGGGCAACCTCGGCCTCACCGGTGACGAGGCGACCGGCGTGGGCATCGTGCGCCGCGCCGCCGACGAGCCGCTGCGCTGGATCGCCGAGAACGCGGGCGCCGAGGGCTACGTCGTGGTGAACCACGTCCGCGAGAACGGCGCGGGCAGCGGCTGGAACGGCGCCACCGGCGAGTACGGCGACCTGGTGGCCCAGGGCGTCCTCGACCCGGTCAAGGTGACCCGGTCGGCGCTGCAGAACGCCGCGTCCATCGCCAGCATGGTGCTCACCACGGACACCCTCGTCGTGGAGAAGAAGGAGGAGGAGCCCGAGACCGCCGGTGCCGGGCACTCGCACGGTCACGGCCACAGCCACTGA
- the groES gene encoding co-chaperone GroES, translated as MTTATKVAIKPLEDRIVVQPSDAEQTTASGLVIPDTAKEKPQEGTVLAVGPGRFEDGARVPLDVAVGDTVIYSKYGGTEVKHNGEEYLVLSARDVLAVIEK; from the coding sequence GTGACGACGGCCACCAAGGTTGCCATCAAGCCGCTCGAGGACCGCATCGTGGTCCAGCCGTCCGACGCCGAGCAGACCACGGCGTCGGGCCTCGTCATCCCGGACACCGCGAAGGAGAAGCCCCAGGAGGGCACTGTCCTCGCGGTCGGTCCCGGTCGGTTCGAGGACGGCGCGCGCGTGCCGCTCGACGTCGCCGTCGGCGACACCGTGATCTACAGCAAGTACGGCGGCACCGAGGTCAAGCACAACGGCGAGGAGTACCTCGTCCTCTCGGCCCGCGACGTGCTCGCGGTCATCGAGAAGTAG
- the rimI gene encoding ribosomal protein S18-alanine N-acetyltransferase, which produces MRWWDVPAAHRIETEVFPDPWSVETFWSELAHVPETRHYLVADQDGAVVGYAGLVCTGAQADVQTLAVAAGQQGRGLGGELLRALLAEARRRGATEVLLEVRAENRVAQQLYARHGFERIGVRRGYYRPGGTDAHVLRRRLGSDA; this is translated from the coding sequence ATGCGCTGGTGGGACGTGCCCGCTGCGCACCGGATCGAGACCGAGGTCTTCCCGGACCCGTGGTCGGTCGAGACCTTCTGGTCCGAGCTCGCGCACGTGCCGGAGACCCGGCACTACCTGGTCGCCGACCAGGACGGCGCGGTCGTCGGCTACGCCGGTCTGGTGTGCACCGGTGCGCAGGCCGACGTGCAGACGCTCGCGGTCGCGGCGGGGCAGCAGGGCCGCGGGCTGGGCGGCGAGCTGCTCCGCGCCCTCCTCGCGGAGGCACGGCGCCGGGGCGCGACCGAGGTGCTGCTCGAGGTGCGCGCGGAGAACAGGGTGGCGCAACAGCTCTACGCCCGGCACGGGTTCGAGCGGATCGGCGTGCGGCGCGGCTACTACCGTCCCGGGGGGACCGACGCCCACGTGCTGCGCCGCCGCCTAGGGTCTGACGCGTGA
- the shbA gene encoding RNA polymerase sigma factor ShbA, whose protein sequence is MSSRTGVGGLPVDLGGLAALATQGDTSARDALLVNVRTMVHRYCRARLGRLPGSEHAADDVAQEVCLAVLSALPRYRDEGRPFEAFVFGIAAHKVADAQRAAVRAAVPTEEMPDEPDLGPGPEDHALRSSDAALVRSLLDRLPPTQRELLILRVAVGLSAEETGSALGMSPGAVRVAQHRALARLRVLAAEVAS, encoded by the coding sequence ATCTCCTCTCGTACGGGAGTCGGCGGGCTTCCGGTCGACCTGGGGGGCCTGGCAGCGCTCGCGACGCAGGGGGACACCTCGGCGCGGGACGCACTGCTGGTGAACGTCCGGACGATGGTCCACCGGTACTGCCGTGCGCGGTTGGGGCGGCTGCCCGGAAGCGAGCACGCCGCTGACGACGTCGCCCAGGAGGTGTGCCTCGCCGTGCTGTCGGCACTGCCGCGCTACCGCGACGAGGGCCGCCCCTTCGAGGCGTTCGTCTTCGGGATCGCCGCCCACAAGGTCGCCGACGCGCAGCGCGCGGCGGTCCGGGCCGCGGTGCCCACCGAGGAGATGCCCGACGAACCCGACCTCGGGCCCGGTCCTGAGGACCACGCCCTCCGCAGCAGCGACGCGGCCCTGGTGCGCAGCCTGCTCGACCGACTGCCGCCGACCCAGCGTGAGCTGCTCATCCTGCGGGTCGCCGTCGGTCTGTCCGCCGAGGAGACCGGCAGCGCCCTGGGCATGTCGCCTGGCGCCGTCCGGGTCGCTCAGCATCGCGCGCTCGCCAGGCTGCGTGTCCTCGCGGCGGAGGTGGCGTCGTGA
- a CDS encoding sodium:calcium antiporter, giving the protein MTGWLLLAAAAVLLVVGAELFVENVAGAARRLGVTVVAVGVLLAGAEPEELLTAVLAALRDRPGLAVGDAVGANVTMLTACLGLAAVVRPLRLAHRVRTYAVLSAVAGLLALAVLWSGEVTRVDGALLVLAYVGLVALVWWREQERPALGELAELEEEDAEGGDDADHGARSPAAALLMSLLGIGLMLGGGDLAVRGATDVVEVLGRTDTAVGLTVLALATTAELFALVLAAVRHDVPEVAVAGVVGSAAYNATATLGAAALARPLVVEDGTLGPAALAAVLPLVVVALAGRSGRLGRPAGALLLAGYATYVVLVLA; this is encoded by the coding sequence GTGACCGGCTGGCTGCTGCTCGCCGCGGCGGCGGTGCTGCTCGTCGTCGGTGCCGAGCTCTTCGTCGAGAACGTGGCCGGCGCCGCCCGACGGCTCGGAGTCACCGTGGTCGCGGTCGGCGTGCTGCTCGCCGGCGCCGAGCCCGAGGAGCTCCTCACCGCGGTCCTGGCCGCGCTGCGCGACCGCCCCGGGCTCGCCGTCGGCGACGCGGTCGGTGCCAACGTCACCATGCTCACGGCCTGCCTCGGCCTGGCCGCGGTGGTCCGGCCGCTCCGGCTGGCCCACCGGGTCCGCACCTACGCAGTGCTGTCAGCGGTCGCCGGTCTGCTCGCCCTCGCCGTCCTCTGGTCGGGGGAGGTGACCCGGGTCGACGGCGCCCTGCTGGTGCTGGCCTACGTCGGGCTGGTCGCCCTCGTCTGGTGGCGCGAGCAGGAGCGGCCGGCCCTGGGCGAGCTCGCCGAGCTGGAGGAGGAGGACGCCGAGGGCGGCGACGATGCCGACCACGGCGCCCGGTCGCCCGCGGCGGCGCTGCTGATGTCCCTGCTCGGCATCGGGCTGATGCTCGGCGGCGGCGACCTCGCCGTGCGCGGCGCGACCGACGTCGTGGAGGTCCTGGGTCGCACCGACACCGCGGTCGGCCTGACCGTGCTCGCGCTGGCCACCACGGCCGAGCTGTTCGCGCTGGTGCTGGCCGCCGTGCGTCACGACGTGCCCGAGGTCGCGGTGGCCGGCGTCGTCGGCTCGGCGGCCTACAACGCGACCGCGACCCTCGGCGCCGCCGCCCTCGCCCGGCCCCTGGTGGTCGAGGACGGGACCCTCGGCCCGGCCGCGCTCGCCGCGGTGCTGCCCCTCGTCGTCGTCGCGCTGGCCGGCCGCAGCGGGCGGCTGGGCCGCCCCGCAGGGGCCCTCCTGCTGGCCGGCTACGCGACGTACGTCGTGCTGGTCCTCGCCTGA
- a CDS encoding response regulator transcription factor: MSTVLVCDDSPLAREALRRAVGGVPGVERVLVAGSGEECLARYGSEEPELVMLDVRMPGIGGVEAARRILGAAPHAAVIMMTMAEDVDGVARAVNAGARGYLVKDASREELVAMVTQALHDVAARQVPRARQVAEGGVPPLTERELQVLRGMGRGRSNSEIGKELYLSEDTVKTHARRLFRKLGAADRAQAVAMGFRWGLVR, from the coding sequence GTGAGCACCGTTCTGGTCTGCGACGACTCGCCGCTGGCCCGCGAGGCCCTGCGGCGTGCCGTGGGCGGCGTCCCCGGGGTCGAGCGCGTGCTGGTGGCGGGCTCCGGCGAGGAGTGCCTGGCGCGCTACGGCAGCGAGGAGCCCGAGCTGGTGATGCTCGACGTCCGGATGCCCGGGATCGGAGGTGTGGAGGCAGCTCGGCGAATACTCGGCGCGGCGCCCCATGCAGCAGTCATCATGATGACGATGGCCGAGGACGTCGACGGCGTCGCCCGAGCGGTCAACGCCGGCGCCCGGGGGTATCTCGTCAAGGACGCGTCGCGGGAGGAGCTGGTCGCCATGGTGACCCAGGCCCTGCACGACGTCGCCGCCCGGCAGGTGCCGCGTGCCCGCCAGGTCGCCGAGGGCGGCGTCCCGCCGCTCACCGAGCGGGAGCTGCAGGTGCTGCGCGGCATGGGGCGCGGGCGCAGCAACTCCGAGATCGGCAAGGAACTCTACCTCTCGGAGGACACGGTCAAGACCCACGCGCGCCGGCTGTTCCGCAAGCTGGGTGCGGCCGACCGGGCGCAGGCCGTGGCGATGGGGTTCCGCTGGGGACTGGTCCGGTGA
- the tsaB gene encoding tRNA (adenosine(37)-N6)-threonylcarbamoyltransferase complex dimerization subunit type 1 TsaB — MLLALDTATPAVTVAVADGDLVLAERTTVAGRRHGELLAPAVEAVLRDAGVGRTALDRVAVGVGPGPFTGLRVGLVTARTLGVVLGLPVVGVCTLDVLALMAVEEGVTGPFRVAADALRREVHWATYEGTHRIDGPHVDRPADVAWAGPAVGAGAAIYGEHFPRARGPQLPTAGAMCRWVARGMPLLEPEPLYLRRPDAVEPAAGKPVS; from the coding sequence GTGCTGCTCGCCCTCGACACCGCGACGCCCGCGGTCACGGTGGCCGTCGCCGACGGCGACCTGGTGCTGGCCGAGCGCACCACGGTCGCCGGTCGACGACACGGCGAGCTGCTCGCGCCCGCGGTCGAGGCGGTGCTGCGCGACGCGGGGGTCGGACGCACCGCGCTGGACCGGGTGGCCGTCGGAGTCGGACCCGGGCCGTTCACCGGGCTGCGCGTCGGGCTGGTGACCGCACGGACCCTCGGTGTGGTCCTCGGCCTGCCGGTGGTCGGCGTCTGCACCCTCGACGTGCTCGCCCTGATGGCGGTCGAGGAGGGAGTCACCGGACCCTTCCGGGTGGCGGCCGACGCGCTGCGGCGGGAAGTGCACTGGGCGACGTACGAAGGCACGCACCGGATCGACGGCCCGCACGTCGACCGCCCGGCCGACGTCGCGTGGGCCGGGCCGGCGGTGGGTGCCGGCGCGGCCATCTACGGCGAGCACTTCCCCCGGGCGCGCGGGCCGCAGCTCCCGACGGCGGGGGCGATGTGCCGGTGGGTGGCGCGCGGCATGCCGCTGCTCGAGCCCGAGCCGCTCTACCTGCGACGGCCGGACGCCGTGGAGCCCGCCGCCGGCAAGCCGGTGTCGTGA